The genomic DNA GCTCCGAGCCGTTCCTCGTAGAGCCCTCCGGGGCCCGCCCAGGCGGCGTCAAAGGTGGGCTGCATGGACAGCGTCACCCGGTAAGCCAACAAGACGTCGAGGGTGTCATCGTCGATCATTTCTGCGTGCTCCAGGCGGTGTCCGACGCGTTGTAACGCCTCGGCGCCGACAATGTCCGCAGCGGACCGAAAGCCCGAGGCCGCTGCGGCGGCGCCGGCGTCGCCGATGACGTGGAAACCCGCCTGAATGCCAGCACGCGTGCAGGCAACGAGGTGAGTGGCAATCAGCTCGGCGCTCAGCGCGAGCGTCCCTCGTTCCCCAGGGGCGTCGGCGTAGTCGCGGTGTAGTGCCGCGGTCCGCGAACCAATGGACCCGTCGATGTTGAGGTCTCCGCCCAGCCCTGCAAAAGCCGGCCCAAAAGAGGAAGCCAGGTCCCGGGCCTCGCTCTCATCTGAGGTCAACCCGGCCCAGTAGAGGCGAACCAGCGGCACGGAGTCACCCTCCGCTGCGAGTAGTTCTTCCAGCAAGGCAGCATCGTGCCGGCCACTGATGTGCGGTGCTGACATCTCCGCGACACCGGCATAGCCATGGGAGGCGAAATGCGTCAGGGCGGCACGCTGATAGCGGCGGCGTTGCGCGTCGTCGTAGTCCAGCGCACGCGCGCGCACCGGCAAATGGTCCTCTCCCGACACGTATGCGCTGGGCAGCGATTCTGCGGCGGCGAGCGGCCCACCCACCAGCGCGGAATGGACATCGACGCGGGCTAGGTAGACGTCCGCACCGGCGCCGGCGGCGTCCAACTCTGCGCGGGTCGGGAGGGTGGGATCTGACCAATTGCTCTCGTCCCATCCGTAACCCACGATGGGCGAGCCCGGTTCAGCGGCGGCCCGGGCCCGCACGGCTTCCAGCAACTCCTCGCGGGAGCCGATCGACATCAAATTGAGGTGATCCAGCGCCGCCCCAACCTCCGTGAGATGCACGTGCGAGTCGAAGAACGCTGGTGCAATGAGCGCGCCTTCTAGATCCACGTGCAGCGTGTCCTCGTCGATCAGCGCTGAGGCAGCAGGATCCTGCCCAATCCACGCGATCGTTCCATCTACCACCAGCATGGCGGTCGCGAATGGGTCCGCTGGCGAGTAGATGGATCCATTGCGGTACATGAGGCGTGACAAACGAATAGTCCTCTTTCGATACGTGCGTCGCTATTCAGCGACGCTGGAATAGGCCACGACGCCGCGACGCACCAGATCGACGGCGTCGCGGCAGGTGGCGGTGAACGTGGCCGGCACGTTGGGCACTTTGGCCAGCTGATCCAACGAGTCGATCACCTGCTTGGCCCAGCGCACAAAGTCGCCGGCGGCGAAGTCAACGCCGCGCAGGCACTCTTTGAGGTCTTGACCTTGAGCCCACTTGAACATGGGCCAGATGAGGCCGGACTCGGGTTCGGCGGTCTCGGGGAGTTTCTGCTCCTGTTCGGCATCGCTGAGCTCGCTCCAGCGACGCACCGCGGTGTCCCATGCGGCGGTCATCGCGCGCGTCGGTAGCCGTGGATGGACCACCTGGTCTTCGCGCTTGGCCTGATAGACGAGGGCCGTGATGACCCCCGCCAGTTCCGCGGCATCAAGCTCGTAGAGCGCCCCGGACTCCAAGACCAGCGAGGTCAAGAGATCCCGCTCGCCATAAATACGCCGGAGGCGGTCTCCTGCAGGAGTCGTATTGATGGCACCGGAATCGGCATCTGTGTGGAGGTAGTCGTAGGACTCGAGGACGGCACAGACGCGGTCAAACGTCTTGGCGATGGTGTTGGTGCGCCCACGGATCTGCCGGGTGAGGTGATCCGTTTCTGCCTTGAGCTTGGTCCAGCGCTCTCCCCATCGTGCGTGGTCCTCGCGCTCGGAGCAGCCGTGACAGGGGTGCTGCTTGAGCTGGCGGCGCAGCTGCGCAATGCGCTCCTCCTGCCGCGCGTTGCCTCCAGCGAACTCGAAGCCGGCAGCGTTTCGGCGCGGCGGCCGGCCGTCATGGAGGGCGTTGCGGATCGTGGCTGCCAAGTCCCTGCGCTCCTTCGGAGACTTTCCGGTGAAGCTCTTGGGGACTTTGATACGGGAGACAATACGCGCGGGACCGTCCAAATCATGCGCACTCAGGCGGCGGATCTGTTTGTCCTCTGTCAGCACGGTGGGTCGTGGATCACGATGTGAATCGGACAGTTTGATCACGGCGCACCGCCCGAGGTGACGCGGCCCGGATGGGTCAACAACGTCTCCCACGGCCAGCTGGAGCAGCGATTCCTCCGCCGCGTCGCGGCGAGCCCGGCTCGCGGCGCGAGAGGCATTCTTTTCGGCGTCGGTGAGTTCCCGGCGCAGATTCGCATACTCCGAAAAGTCTCCGAGATGGCACTGCATCGCTTTGGCATAGCCAGCGAGGGACTCTTGTCGGCTTCGCACCTGGCGCGCGAGGCCGACCACGGAGCGATCAGCCTGGTACTGCGCAAAAGACGATTCGAGAATGGCGCGTGCACGATCGCGTCCAAATTGCGCAAAGAGGTTCAGGCTCATGTTGTACGTGGGCCGGAAGCTCGAATTCAGCGGATAGGTGCGGCGGGATGCGAGCCCCGCCACGGCGGCAGGGTCTGTGCCCGGTTGCCACTGCACGACGGCGTGGCCCTCGACGTCGATTCCCCGGCGCCCGGCCCGTCCCGTTAGCTGGGTGTACTCCCCCGCCGTGACCGTCACGTGAGACTCTCCGTTGAATTTCTCGAGCTTCTCCAGCACCACGGACCGGGCGGGCATGTTCACGCCCAACGCCAACGTTTCTGTGGCGAAGACGGCCTTGATGAGGCCTTCAGCGAAGAGCTGTTCGACCACTTCCTTGAAGTTGGGCAGGAGCCCCGCGTGGTGGGCGGCCAAGCCGCGCACTAACCCCTCTCGCCAGCTCCAGAAGCCCAGCACCTCGAGATCTTCTCTTGGCATTTGGGCGGCCGCGCGGTCGACGCGCTCGGCGATAACGGCAGCGTCCTCGCGGGTGGTGAGTGCCAGCCCGCTGCGGACGCACTGATCCACGGCGGCGTCGCATCCTTTGCGGGAGAAGATGAACACGATGGCCGGCAGCAAGCCGGCTTGGTCCAGTGACAGAATCATCTCAGGACGCGAGACTTTGTGGCTGACCTGGGGACGATCGCCACGTTGATGGCCGTGCCCGCGTCGTCCCCTTCCACTACCTCCGCGGTGACCGCCGCGGTACCGCCCCTGCGGGCCGCCACGAGCGTCGCGTTGGGCGAACTTGACGAGCTCAGGATTGACCTGAGGGCCGTGTTCCTCCTCGTCGGCGGCTTCGTCGAAGGAGACATCGGAGGCAAAGAGATCAATGATCCGCCCGTTGGCCATCACGTGTTGCCACAGCGGAACTGGGCGGTGCTCGGAGACCACAATGGCGGTATCCCCGCGCACCGTGTCGAGCCATCCGCCGAACTCCTCAGCGTTGGACACCGTGGCACTGAGGGAAATCACCTGAACATCCTGTGGCAGGTGAATGATGACCTCTTCCCACACGGCACCGCGGAACTTATCCGCGAGGTAGTGCACTTCGTCCATGACCACGAACCCGAGCCCGGCGAGGGTATCTGACTCCGCATAGAGCATGTTGCGCAGGACCTCGGTGGTCATGACGACGACGTCGGCTTCACTATTGATGCTGGTATCACCGGTGAGCAAGCCGACGCGGTCAGCGCCGTAGCGGTCGGTGAGTTCTTGGAACTTCTGGTTGCTCAGCGCCTTGATCGGCGTCGTGTAAAAGGCCTTCTGTTGACGAGCCAGCGCGAGGTGGATGGCGAACTCGCCGACCACCGTCTTCCCGGCGCCGGTCGGGGCGGCGACCAGGACGCCGCGGCGGGCTTCGACGGCGCGGCAGGCATCAATTTGGAACGGGTCCAGCTCAAAACTGAGGGATTCACGGAAGGCATAGAGCTCCGTTTTGGCGTCAGCGGCGCGTTGCTTCGCGGCCGCGTACTTCTCTGCGGGGGAAGTCATGGTGCGGCCCGTCTCCTAGCGGTTGATGATTAGTCGGGCAGGGAACTGGCCTGCTTCGCGTTCTCGTCGAACTCCTGCTCACGTGCGGCTGCGACTTTAGCGCGGCGCTTGTCGTTATAGAGACAGAATCCGGTGGCCGCAGCGAACAGGAGGAGCAGCGGTCCAGCCAAGACGAACATGGTCAGGGCATCGCCGCCCGGGGCCGCCATGGCCGCGACCAAACAGATCAGAAACACTGTGATGCGCCAGTTCTTCACAATGAGCTTACCGGGCAGGATGCCGATCATGTTCAAGCCGACCAGCAGCACCGGAAGCAAGAAGGCGAGGCCGAACGCCAGCAGCAGGCGAAGGACGAAGGAGAGGTACTCCGGGACCGTGATGAGGTTCTCCGCATCTCCGGGGGTGAGCCCCAAGAAGAAGAACAGAGCGTAGGGCAGCGCCCAGAAGCCGAGAACGATGCCCCCGAGGAACAGGGGGACGGCCACGGCGATGAAGCCGACCGCCGTCCACTTTTCCTTCTTATGCAGCCCGGGCACGATGAAGGCCCACAGCTGGTAGAGCCAGATCGGCGAGGACATGATCAAGCCCAAGAACACGGAGACCTTGATCATGATGTCAAACGGCGACACGGCCGAGGAAAAGTTTCCCTGTCCCCCAGCGTTCTGGAGCGGATCCATGAGGATATCCATGACCGGCCAGTAGAGGAAAAAGCCACCGACCGTCGCCACGAGGAGCCCTGCCAAGGCGATGAACAGGCGGTTACGGAGCTCAATCAGGTGCTCCTTGAGGGACATGCGCCCCTCGGGGTTCTTGCGTGCTGCTGTGCGTGCCACGTGAGGTTCTAGATCACTTCACCGGCTACGCGTCGTCGCGCTTGGGCGTGGACTTGTTCTTCGGGTCGATGACTTTCCCCTCGACAGGGGCCTCGCTCTCACCCTCGGCTGAGGCGTCCTCGTTCTTGTCTTGACCCTCATCCTTCATCTGCCGCACCTCGGTCTTGAAGATGCGCAGCGACTGACCCATCGAGCGAGCCAGCGCTGGCAACTTCGGCGCACCGAAGAGCAGAAGGACAAGCGCGATAATGATGAGCCACTGCCAGCCCTGAATACCCATGAGAAGTTTCCTTTCGTCGGCTTACTAGTCTATGTCACGGCCGGTAGAGATCACCGTAGCGCTGCGGTTGGGATCGTAAACGTTTGTTGTCGATTCGACGACGAATCCGTGCTTCGCGCCGTTCTTCGCGCTCGATTCGGTAGGCCTCCCGCGCCTGCGCGGGATCGACGAAGAGCGCTGCCATCCCGCTCACCCGCGAGCTGGGCTGTGCCTCTGACGGCTTCTTCATGCCCGTCGAGAGCTCGTCTGCGACCTGCGATGCTGTGTCGAGAACCCGCTTGCCCTTGAGCCCGACCTTGAAGAGAACTGCCGCGTGGAACACGAGCCCGAGGAGGACGATGACGGTCCAGAGGAGAATCCACAACCCAACACTCATGACGTCTCCTCCTCGCTCGCGGCCGCGCACGCGGCGCGAAGCCACTGTACCGTTTCCTGGACTAGCTGCTCGGGTTCGGTGACGACGACGTCGCCGCCGTGTTCGGCGACCAGCCGGCGGGCCTGTGCTGGCCCTGCGAGTGCTACTTGGCCGATGAATCGTGGAGGCTGCTCGCGGGTCACGGCTACACCACGCGGCGAATGATCCCGGAACACTTCCTCGAGGTGATCCGCGAAAGCCAGGACCACGTCGTCGTCTTCGTCTCGCGGCGCGTAGATCCGCTCGGCCAAAGACGCGGACCGCTCGTGCCGTTCGTCGAGGGCGAAGGTCTCCTCCAGCGTGTCGAAGCCGACGATTCGGTCGTGCCGGAAGACGCGGAGATCCTGCCGTTCGCGGCAGAAGGCTAAAACGTAGGCCACGTGACCAGACTCGAGGATCTGGATGGGTTCGATGACCCGTCCACTGATCTCGTCCCGTCCGGGATGGTAGTAGTCGATCCAGAGGCAGGACCGCGCATGGACCGCGTCGCGGAGCGTTCGGCTGATGCCCGAGTCATCGTCGGCGCGCGGGCGCAGTTCGATGGCGTCGAGGACGGGCAAATGAGCCGTGGCCGCCGTGAGCTTGGTCAAGGCGGAGGCGGCGGCGTCCTTTTGCGAGTGACCACTGGCGGCGAGCCACCGGAGTCCGACGACCACGACGAGCGCCTCATTGAGGGTCAACGTCAGCGGAGCCGAGAACTCGGGCGGGACCGTAATCTGCACCGGGTCCGCCTCGAAATCGACGTCCAGCCTGATGCCGAGCGAGACGTCTTCCGGTCCCAAAAAGCTAATGCGCTTGAGGTCCGAGGTCAGGGTTGACTCGTTGATACCAAATTCCCGGCACAGGTCGCCGCGGCTCACCGCGCCGTGCTGCTGCACGTACGCCACGATGCTCAGCGCCCGTGCAGCCATCAGCGTTCCCGAACTACGCCCCGTGGGGATCGTTTTTCTGAGCTTGTACTCGGGTATGGACGCGGTGTGGGCCTCCAGCGCGCCTCGCCATCGGCGTAAGACGGCCTCGCGCAGGGTATCCGGTGCCAAGACCTTGACCTCGGGGCCCAGCATGGCCAGCCGCGAGGCCGCGGACTCCGCGTCGTGAAATTGGTACGTGACGACGTCGTCCCCGTGTCCCGTCGACTCCGTCGAGATGGCTCGGTGGCGAATGTCTTGGCCGCGCCCGGCCGGTAGGCGCACGCGCGCCGTGGTCATCGAACGTTCGGGTGAGAGCCGGGCGAGGTAATCGGACGGCGAAAAGCCGGCCGGCCGTTCGTGGCCTTCAGGGACGACGGCATCGCTGACCCTGCTCACAATGCGAGAGAGTCGAAAAACGCGTTCGGCCTGTCGGTCGAGGTCGAACCCGATGAGGTACCACAGTCCGAACCGTTGCCCGAGGCCCCACGGCAGAACCCGCCGGTCACTTTCCGTTCCGTCCACCCGCCGATAGCGGAACGAGACGCCCGACTGGGCATTCGCCGCGCGGGTCAGAGGAGCCCAGACCGGCTCGCGAACCGTCATCCGTGCAGCGAAGCGGCTCGACGAAGCGTCCAGCTGATGGAGGCGAGGCAGCCGGGCCAGAGCCCGGTGCCCCTCTCCCCCGAGCTTGGGGTCGGTCCACAGGCGTGTTGCGACGCTCAACGCAACAGACTCGGCCGCTGTGAAGGAAATCTTCGGAAGAAAAGTCTGTTCCGGGTCCACGCGGTAGAGCGCGCCGCTGCCATGAAAGTCGTCCTCGGCACGCGTGCCGCTGGCGGATTTGTTGATTGCGACACCGAGTTCTTTCAAGTCATCGAGGTCCCGAAGGAAGTAGACGTCGAACAGGTGATCGTCGAGGCCCCGATATCCATCGATGGCGTGCCTCAGCTGCTGGCGCGAGAGACCACGCCGTGGACCTTGCAGCAGCGTGACGAGCAGGCTGGCAAAGCGTTCGGTGTTGTCAGAGTTTGTTTTCCCACCCACAGGTGGACACGTTACTACGAAGCGGGCCGGGTATGACACGCCATCGCGTGTCATACCCGGCCCGCGTCGTCATCTCGTGAATGACGCGAGGCGTGAAATCAGCGCGCGCTCATCAAGTCAACAACGAAGATGAGCGACTCGTTCGGGCCGATCGCGTTGCCCGCGCCGCGCTCGCCATAGGCGAGCTCCGAGGGGATCTCAATACGCCGTCGGCCGCCGACCTTCATGCCGAGCAGGCCCTGGTCCCAGCCCTTGATGACTTGGCCGATGCCGACGGTGAAATCCAGCGGGGTCCCGCGGTTCCACGAGGCATCAAACTCCTCACCGGTGGACCACGCGACGCCTACATAG from Zhihengliuella flava includes the following:
- a CDS encoding amidohydrolase, with product MSRLMYRNGSIYSPADPFATAMLVVDGTIAWIGQDPAASALIDEDTLHVDLEGALIAPAFFDSHVHLTEVGAALDHLNLMSIGSREELLEAVRARAAAEPGSPIVGYGWDESNWSDPTLPTRAELDAAGAGADVYLARVDVHSALVGGPLAAAESLPSAYVSGEDHLPVRARALDYDDAQRRRYQRAALTHFASHGYAGVAEMSAPHISGRHDAALLEELLAAEGDSVPLVRLYWAGLTSDESEARDLASSFGPAFAGLGGDLNIDGSIGSRTAALHRDYADAPGERGTLALSAELIATHLVACTRAGIQAGFHVIGDAGAAAAASGFRSAADIVGAEALQRVGHRLEHAEMIDDDTLDVLLAYRVTLSMQPTFDAAWAGPGGLYEERLGAERADRMNQMGRLLSAGVPVCTGSDAPVRPVDPWGAVKACLELRAADSRISARAAFLAHTRAGYRAAGAQVPFDGQLVPGADATFAVWSASELMVQTPDSRVASWSTDARAGTPMLPALDSEFPHCLLTVRAGRTLYSAGVLSGV
- a CDS encoding DEAD/DEAH box helicase: MTSPAEKYAAAKQRAADAKTELYAFRESLSFELDPFQIDACRAVEARRGVLVAAPTGAGKTVVGEFAIHLALARQQKAFYTTPIKALSNQKFQELTDRYGADRVGLLTGDTSINSEADVVVMTTEVLRNMLYAESDTLAGLGFVVMDEVHYLADKFRGAVWEEVIIHLPQDVQVISLSATVSNAEEFGGWLDTVRGDTAIVVSEHRPVPLWQHVMANGRIIDLFASDVSFDEAADEEEHGPQVNPELVKFAQRDARGGPQGRYRGGHRGGSGRGRRGHGHQRGDRPQVSHKVSRPEMILSLDQAGLLPAIVFIFSRKGCDAAVDQCVRSGLALTTREDAAVIAERVDRAAAQMPREDLEVLGFWSWREGLVRGLAAHHAGLLPNFKEVVEQLFAEGLIKAVFATETLALGVNMPARSVVLEKLEKFNGESHVTVTAGEYTQLTGRAGRRGIDVEGHAVVQWQPGTDPAAVAGLASRRTYPLNSSFRPTYNMSLNLFAQFGRDRARAILESSFAQYQADRSVVGLARQVRSRQESLAGYAKAMQCHLGDFSEYANLRRELTDAEKNASRAASRARRDAAEESLLQLAVGDVVDPSGPRHLGRCAVIKLSDSHRDPRPTVLTEDKQIRRLSAHDLDGPARIVSRIKVPKSFTGKSPKERRDLAATIRNALHDGRPPRRNAAGFEFAGGNARQEERIAQLRRQLKQHPCHGCSEREDHARWGERWTKLKAETDHLTRQIRGRTNTIAKTFDRVCAVLESYDYLHTDADSGAINTTPAGDRLRRIYGERDLLTSLVLESGALYELDAAELAGVITALVYQAKREDQVVHPRLPTRAMTAAWDTAVRRWSELSDAEQEQKLPETAEPESGLIWPMFKWAQGQDLKECLRGVDFAAGDFVRWAKQVIDSLDQLAKVPNVPATFTATCRDAVDLVRRGVVAYSSVAE
- the tatC gene encoding twin-arginine translocase subunit TatC, giving the protein MARTAARKNPEGRMSLKEHLIELRNRLFIALAGLLVATVGGFFLYWPVMDILMDPLQNAGGQGNFSSAVSPFDIMIKVSVFLGLIMSSPIWLYQLWAFIVPGLHKKEKWTAVGFIAVAVPLFLGGIVLGFWALPYALFFFLGLTPGDAENLITVPEYLSFVLRLLLAFGLAFLLPVLLVGLNMIGILPGKLIVKNWRITVFLICLVAAMAAPGGDALTMFVLAGPLLLLFAAATGFCLYNDKRRAKVAAAREQEFDENAKQASSLPD
- the tatA gene encoding Sec-independent protein translocase subunit TatA; protein product: MGIQGWQWLIIIALVLLLFGAPKLPALARSMGQSLRIFKTEVRQMKDEGQDKNEDASAEGESEAPVEGKVIDPKNKSTPKRDDA
- a CDS encoding helix-turn-helix transcriptional regulator, with the protein product MGGKTNSDNTERFASLLVTLLQGPRRGLSRQQLRHAIDGYRGLDDHLFDVYFLRDLDDLKELGVAINKSASGTRAEDDFHGSGALYRVDPEQTFLPKISFTAAESVALSVATRLWTDPKLGGEGHRALARLPRLHQLDASSSRFAARMTVREPVWAPLTRAANAQSGVSFRYRRVDGTESDRRVLPWGLGQRFGLWYLIGFDLDRQAERVFRLSRIVSRVSDAVVPEGHERPAGFSPSDYLARLSPERSMTTARVRLPAGRGQDIRHRAISTESTGHGDDVVTYQFHDAESAASRLAMLGPEVKVLAPDTLREAVLRRWRGALEAHTASIPEYKLRKTIPTGRSSGTLMAARALSIVAYVQQHGAVSRGDLCREFGINESTLTSDLKRISFLGPEDVSLGIRLDVDFEADPVQITVPPEFSAPLTLTLNEALVVVVGLRWLAASGHSQKDAAASALTKLTAATAHLPVLDAIELRPRADDDSGISRTLRDAVHARSCLWIDYYHPGRDEISGRVIEPIQILESGHVAYVLAFCRERQDLRVFRHDRIVGFDTLEETFALDERHERSASLAERIYAPRDEDDDVVLAFADHLEEVFRDHSPRGVAVTREQPPRFIGQVALAGPAQARRLVAEHGGDVVVTEPEQLVQETVQWLRAACAAASEEETS
- a CDS encoding FKBP-type peptidyl-prolyl cis-trans isomerase — its product is MSFGQRDYDRTKPEIDFPGETPPEELVVEDLIAGTGAEVTAGTVVSAHYVGVAWSTGEEFDASWNRGTPLDFTVGIGQVIKGWDQGLLGMKVGGRRRIEIPSELAYGERGAGNAIGPNESLIFVVDLMSAR